In one Lycorma delicatula isolate Av1 chromosome 5, ASM4794821v1, whole genome shotgun sequence genomic region, the following are encoded:
- the LOC142324566 gene encoding uncharacterized protein LOC142324566 — protein MDVPVKNIYVYEALPSNSIKLESEDDTTKETLLLILPHRLIEDDITPVCESEILLNDDVSPQVNLNMKSNELRIKDFRTVKTKDGMVFYPCRLTNGNSELWYLSKSKNRLLLARRTEDIFHHFKTAITAWKDINRIENSKDLSLKLSWHCHITEICKDIFSWIKQNPPIQWSELENYHHEEKVWLLEKTLLQNCDRYIKTSLWDMLIGIIFIFCRNYVKELILFYL, from the exons atggaTGTACCTGTAAAGAATATCTACGTGTATGAAGCTTTGCCCTCTAACAGTATCAAACTAGAATCTGAAGATGATACCACAAAGGAaactttattgttgattttaccACATCGCCTTATTGAAGATGATATTACACCTGTTTGT gaatctgagatcttattgaatgatgatgtttcaccacaggttaatcttaatatgaaaagcaatgaacttcgaataaaagattttcgcacagtgaagacaaaagatgggatggtattttatccatgtcgt CTCACTAATGGTAACAGTGAATTGTGGTACttgagtaaaagtaaaaacagacTTCTTCTTGCCAGAAGGACTGaagatatttttcatcattttaaaacagCCATTACTGCATGGAAAGATATAA atagaaTAGAGAATAGCAAAGATCTCTCACTGAAACTATCTTGGCATTGTCACATCACTGAAATATGTAAAGATATTTTCTCTTGGATTAAACAGAATCCTCCTATACAGTGGTCTGAATTAGAAAATTATCATCATGAAGAAAAAGTTTGGTTGTTGGAAAAGACtttgttacaaaattgtgatAG GTACATCAAAACTTCACTATGGGACATGCTCATAggaatcatatttatattttgtagaaattatgtaaaagaattgATTCTTTTCTATCTGTAG